The DNA region GAGGCCGCCGAATTGGCGGTCATGATCCACGACGAAGATTACTTCGTGCGTCAGATCGCCGCGCGGCGTCTACCCCCCGGCATGTTGGTCATGATGATGCACGACCGCGATCCGGAAGTGCGCAAGGTGGTAGCGGCGCGCATCGGCAGCGAGTGGCTGCCTGCCATGGCGGGCGATCGCGAAACCAGGGTGCGCCTGGTAGCCGTGCGCCGCATGAACGCGGCGCAGCTCAAACAACTGATACGGGACCCGGATTGGCAGGTGCGTTACGAGGTCGCCAGCCGCCTGGATCTGGATGATCTCCTGCCGATGCAGGCGGATCCAGATCCGGCGGTGCACGAACTGGTGGCGCAGCGCTTGGCCAGCCGCAACGGGGACGGACTGCCGAAAGCCAGTTAATTCAACCAGAGGTAAAGACGATGGGTGACATCAGCCGCGACAGCGATTCCAACGAACTGAACGACCCGCCCAAGTTCAATTTCGGCGAGAAGGTGAAGTCAAAAAAGGTGGTGCGCAACGACGGTACCTTCAATGGCGCCGAGATTGGCGAAGTGCTGGTGAAGAAAGGCGAGGTCGGCTACGTCAAGAGCATCAACACCTTTTTGCAGCAGTTCTACATCTACGCCGTCGATTTTCCGGACCGGGGCTATGCCGTGGGCATGAAGGGTCGCGAAATCGAATCCCTGGATAATCCGCCGCCGCCGAAGCCGGCCAAGACCGCCGAGGAGGAAACCGCATGATCGAGCCGCGCCAGCCCATTTATCAGTGGGGACAGAAAGTGTGCGTGGAAGCCGACATCCTCAACGACGGCAGCTACCCGGGCCACGAGCCGGAAGCTTTGCTGGTCGCGGCCGGCACCGAGGGCGAGATCGTGCAGGTGGGATATCACGAGGAAGCCAAAATCCCGGTGTACCTGGTGGAATTCCCGGGCGGCTATGTGATCGGCTGTTTCGAGGAAGAGCTGAGCTCGGACCACAAGACCGAGCAGGTCGCGGGTCTGCTTTAGCAGCCTCTTCGGAATTCACGGGCAGCCGCCTTCCATGCACGCCTTGAGCGGACACTACGAACGGGAACACGCCATGAACGGACATCCCGCCCGCACGAACCCCGCCGTGCCCCTGCACCCCAATGAGTTCGACCGGCGCCGCATTGCGCGCGCGCTGGAGAACCGCAAGCGCTACCGCTATGTCACGCCGGAGGTGCAGACCTGGGAGCGCGGCTACCTGATCCGAAGTTCCTGTTGCTCGCGCAATATCGACCCGGAGGGCGGCGTCATCGACATCGCCAAACTGGAGTTCCACAACGAACGGCACTGCTGGTGGCTGTACCACAAGGATCACGAGATCGATCACTGGATCAGGCAGGGAGAATTTCTCAACCTCGCGGACATCCTGGATCTGCTGAACCAAGACCCGGACAGGCGCTTCTGGCAATGAACGAAACCCTGATCTACCTGGACAACAACGCCACCACGGCCGTGGCCCCGGAATGCACCGCGGCGATGACGGAGTGCCTGCAGCGGCACTACGGCAACCCCTCCAGCAAACACAAGGCCGGAGAAGCGGCCAAGGAACAGACCCTGAAAGGGCGCGCCCAGGTGGCCGCCCTCCTGGGAGCCTCCCCTGCGGAAATCGTCTTCACCAGCGGCGGCACCGAGTCCATCCATCAGGCCATACTCGGCGCGCTGGCGCTGTCGCCAGGCAAAAGGCGCATTGTCACCAGCCTGGTGGAGCACCCGGCCACCCTGATGGTGCTGGATCACCTGGAAACCCAGGGCGTGGAGATCGTGCGACTGGGCGTGGACGCCTCGGGCCAGTTGGACCTCGCCGAACTGGACGCCGCCCTGACACCCGAAACGGCGCTACTGACTTTGATGTGGGCCAACAACGAAACCGGCGTCCTGTTTCCCATCGAACAGGCGGCCGTACTGACCGCAGCGAAAGGCATCCTGTTCCACTGCGATGCGGTGCAGGCGGTGGGCAAGCTCCCCATCGACCTGAAACAGATCCCTCTGGATTTCCTGTCCCTGTCCGGACACAAGCTGCATGGCCCCAAGGGCATCGGCGCCCTGTTCGTGCGCAAGGGACGCAAGCTGCCCCCGCTGCTGTTCGGCCACCAGGAGCGCGGACGCCGCGGCAGCACCGAGAACGTGCCTGCCATCGCGGGGCTCGGTGTGGCCGCGGAGCTGGCCGCCGCCCAGTTGGCCGCAGACGGCCCACGCATCGCGGCGCTGCGCGAGCGCCTGGAGCAGGGCCTTTTGGGTGCCCTGCCCGAGGCGTCCATCACCGGAGTGGAGGCGCCACGTGTTTCCGGCACCACCAGCCTGAACCTGGGCGGCCTGGAAGCGGAAATCGTGCTGGACAAACTGGATCGCGCCGGCATCTGCGCCTCCGCGGGCGCCGCCTGCAGCGCCACCGGCACCGAACCCTCCCATGTGCTGATCGCCATGGGGCTTTCGCCGGAAGCGGCGCTTTCCACCATCCGCTTTTCCCTGAGCCGCTATACCACGCAGGCGGAGATCGACCGCGTGCTGGAACTGCTGCCGGCCCTCGTGCGCTCAGCACTGGCGGAGGCCGCCTAAAACCTGAACCCGAATTCGAACCGATTTATTCAACCAGCCTGGAGAACCTATGAAGGTCATGATACGCAGAGATGCCGCCGGAGTCCTTTCCGCCTATGTACCGAAAAAAGACCTGGAGGAACCCATCGTCTCCCAGGAAAAACCGGATCTTTGGGGCGGAACGGTGACCCTGGCCAACGGCTGGCAACTCTCCCTGCCGGAAATGGCCGAAGGCACGACCCTGCCGATTACCGTCGACGCCCGCAAGCTGAGTGAAGACTGAGATTATGGCGATTCCCAGCCAGGCTATGAGTCATCTCGGCGCGCTGCTGGAAGCGGCCGGGCCCAGTCCTGCGGAAAAAATGGCCGCGCTGCGTGCGGCCCTGCCCGGCATCTCCGTGACCTGCTGTGACTTCAGCGACATCGACACGGAAGCGCCGGTACTGGAAACGCCCCGATTCAACCTGTACCTCATCGATACCCGGGAACACTGCGTGAAGATCACGACCCAACCGGAGACGGCGACCGGCGTGATCCTGGCCGAGAAGCCGCCGTTGGCGAGAGGCTGAACCCATGCAACAGTCTTCACCGAGCACGCGCCTTCCTACATTTAAAAGCTGCATCCTGAGCCTTGCCGCGGGAGCCCACACATGAGTTCACAGCCCAGCATCCTGCTTTCCGACCCGGACATCAGCATGGCCGAACTGGAAGCGGTGGAAGAAGTCCTGAAGTCTCCGCGGCTTTCCGCCGGCCCCATGGTCGAGGCCTTCGAAGACGCCTTCGCCGAATACCTGGGCCGCAAGCACGCCGTCGCCGTCTCCAGCGCCACCCTGGGGCTGGTCATGGCGCTCCGCGCGGCGGGCATCGGTCCGGGCGACGAAGTCATCGCGCCGCCCTTTGGCTTTCGCGAAACCCTGCACGGCATCAGCCTGGCCGGCGCCATGCCGGTGTTCGCGGACATCGACTACTGGTCCTGCACCCTGGCGCCGGAAAAGGCCGCCGCCGGCATCACCGACAAGACCAGGGCCATCGTCGCCAGCAACGTCAACGGCCATCCGGCCATGTGGGGACCTTTGCGGGAACTGGCCAGCAAGCATGGACTGATGCTGATCGAGGATTCCAGCGAGGCCATCGGCTCCCGTTACCAGGGCAACTTGGTGGGGACATTCGGCGACTGTTCCATCTTCGACCTGACCCAGCCTGGAGCCCTGACCGCCGGAGAAGGCGGCATGGTGGTTACCGACGACGAAGACCTGGCGATCAAGCTGCGCGCGGTGCGCGGGCGGCGCCCGGAAGAACGCCAATCAGTGGTGCTGGGTGAACGCCCCCCTTACCGCGCGGAAATGAGCGAGCTGAATGCGGCCTTGGGCCTCACCCAGCTGCGGCGTCTGGACGACATTCTGGATCGCCGCAAGGGCATCGAGGACTACTACGACAGCCACATGCAGTCCTTCGAAGGCATCAAACCGGCCTACATGGCGCCCGAAGTGGATGAGATCCACTGGATGGTCTACCTGGTGCACTTGGGCACCCGCTTCACCCGCTCCAGCCGCGACTCCATCCTGCAGGACCTGGCCACGGAACAGATCGAGGCGGTTGCCTTCTCGTTCCCGCTGCACCGGCAGACCCACTACAGCGCCATGGGTTACCGCAAGGGGGATTTCTTCGTCACGGAAAAGCTGGCGGATCGCGCCGTCGCGCTGCCCTTCCACGGCCACCTTAGCGAAGATCAGATCGGTTTCATCGTCAAGACTGCGAAGGACTCCTCCATCAACGTGGGGGCGGGTGCCGCGATCTATCTCTGAGCGCGCACGATGTCGGGATTCCTGCGTACAGGCCTCAGGCGCGGCGGCTTGATCGCGGTCACGGTGCTGCCCCTGGGCCGGACGGTGGAATTGGCGAGCGGCAAGCGATTGCTCGACGCCCTGCTGCTGGCAAGCGGCGTGACCGAGACGGAGGACTGCAGCGGCCCGGCCCGCTGCCGGATCTGTCACGTGCTGGTCGTCCGGGGCGCGAGGGGCTTGTCCAAGGTCCGCAAGGACGAGCGGGACTGGCTGGACCAAATCGCCGGGGCAGAGCCTGAGTCCAGGCTGTCCTGTAAAGCGGTACTGGGAAATCACGAAGTAACCATCCAATTGATCAACCACTAACCAGAGGAGCTTGTCATGAGCACAGTAGAAGCGGCCGCAGAAGCCACCCAAAACGTAGAATGCCTGATCCACGTGCGTTTCAACCCGGACGGCACGGTCGCTGAAATCGGCGAGCGCCCGCAGGGTGTGGTGGCCCAGACCTGGTTCAAGTTCCTGAGTCACAACACCCTCAACCGCTACCAGGCATTGGCCGGGGGCCGGGGCCTGTTCAAGTTGCCGCGGCCGGACGTGGACGCACTGAAAAGCGCCTGCGCAACGGAGCAAAGCGCATGACGGCGGCGATTTCAACAGCCATTCTGGAAGGTCTCGCCAAGGGCCAGGTCATCCCGTACCTGGGCCCGGCGGTGCTGGAACTGGACGGCCCCTCGGCCGTCCCCAGCGCACCGGAAACCCTGGTGGAACTCCTCACCGCCAAGGTGACGGTGCCCCACAAGATTCGCAAAAACCTGACAGCGGCCGGGCAGTACATCGAGAACTTCAAGCATCGCAAGACCCTGGTGAACCTCACCAACGAGGCCTTCAGCGCCCCGCCGGCACCCACCGGGCTGCACCACTATCTGGCCGGCCTGCCCCTGCCCCTGATCGTGGACGCCTGGTACGACGCCGGCATGGCGACCGCACTGGCGAACCGTAGCGATTTCGGTCAAGTGCAGGGCGTCAGCCAATCCGAGCACTTTGGCGAGTGGGTACACTATTTCAACGCCGACGGCAGCCCGGCGGAAGCCGAGGCGGCAGCCGGCTGGAAAACCCTGCTCTACAAGCCCCTGGGTTCGGTCGCCCCGGCCAGCAACTACATCCTGTCGGACTCGGATTATGTGGAGGTGCTGACGGAGATCGACATCCAGACGCCGATTCCCGAGCGGGTGAAGGAAATTCGCGCCGGTCGAAACTTCCTGTTCCTGGGTTGCCGCTTCCGCACCCAGTTGGAGCGCACCTACGCGCGCCAGGTCATGAAACGCTCTTCGGACAAACACTGGGCCGTGCTGCCGGATGAACTGACCCGCAACGAACTGCGCTTCCTGTCCGAGCAGAATATCGAGCGCATCGATCTGCCGCTGAAGGAGTTCGTGGAAGGACTTTGCGCGCAGGAAACATCGGCGCCCATCGCCGCCGTGGCCTGAAGTCCAGGCCCGGTCGCCGAAAACGCGGGGGTGACGTAAAGTTGGGTTGCGACCGGATTCAGCGAGTGGCCGCGAGCGGCGCCGCCTGCCAAAGGCGGACCTGGTTGCGGCCGGCGTGCTTGGCTTCGTACAGGCCGTTGTCCGCTGCCTTGATGAGCTGATCGCGGCTCTGCTGCTGGGGCTGAAACAGGGCGACGCCCAGGCTCAGGGTGATCCTGATCTGCCTGCCATCCGGCAGGGAGATCGGCGATTGCTCGATCTTGGCGCG from Methyloterricola oryzae includes:
- a CDS encoding 4Fe4S-binding leucine-rich repeat protein; this encodes MGKTRTEIDEARDWQGALLDCAACPHHSLLEEGRCRLGHACAYDRYARRIDRFFRWNPGLAKEFLEHPYFETRAVAAKHVEPFFLPRLIEDPDETVRQSVAQRLPVQSRHFKALLRDPHREVRIRVAERVEAAELAVMIHDEDYFVRQIAARRLPPGMLVMMMHDRDPEVRKVVAARIGSEWLPAMAGDRETRVRLVAVRRMNAAQLKQLIRDPDWQVRYEVASRLDLDDLLPMQADPDPAVHELVAQRLASRNGDGLPKAS
- a CDS encoding nitrogen fixation protein NifZ; translation: MGDISRDSDSNELNDPPKFNFGEKVKSKKVVRNDGTFNGAEIGEVLVKKGEVGYVKSINTFLQQFYIYAVDFPDRGYAVGMKGREIESLDNPPPPKPAKTAEEETA
- a CDS encoding nitrogen fixation protein NifZ, with translation MIEPRQPIYQWGQKVCVEADILNDGSYPGHEPEALLVAAGTEGEIVQVGYHEEAKIPVYLVEFPGGYVIGCFEEELSSDHKTEQVAGLL
- a CDS encoding DUF3024 domain-containing protein translates to MHALSGHYEREHAMNGHPARTNPAVPLHPNEFDRRRIARALENRKRYRYVTPEVQTWERGYLIRSSCCSRNIDPEGGVIDIAKLEFHNERHCWWLYHKDHEIDHWIRQGEFLNLADILDLLNQDPDRRFWQ
- a CDS encoding cysteine desulfurase family protein, translating into MNETLIYLDNNATTAVAPECTAAMTECLQRHYGNPSSKHKAGEAAKEQTLKGRAQVAALLGASPAEIVFTSGGTESIHQAILGALALSPGKRRIVTSLVEHPATLMVLDHLETQGVEIVRLGVDASGQLDLAELDAALTPETALLTLMWANNETGVLFPIEQAAVLTAAKGILFHCDAVQAVGKLPIDLKQIPLDFLSLSGHKLHGPKGIGALFVRKGRKLPPLLFGHQERGRRGSTENVPAIAGLGVAAELAAAQLAADGPRIAALRERLEQGLLGALPEASITGVEAPRVSGTTSLNLGGLEAEIVLDKLDRAGICASAGAACSATGTEPSHVLIAMGLSPEAALSTIRFSLSRYTTQAEIDRVLELLPALVRSALAEAA
- the nifT gene encoding putative nitrogen fixation protein NifT: MKVMIRRDAAGVLSAYVPKKDLEEPIVSQEKPDLWGGTVTLANGWQLSLPEMAEGTTLPITVDARKLSED
- a CDS encoding DegT/DnrJ/EryC1/StrS family aminotransferase, producing the protein MSSQPSILLSDPDISMAELEAVEEVLKSPRLSAGPMVEAFEDAFAEYLGRKHAVAVSSATLGLVMALRAAGIGPGDEVIAPPFGFRETLHGISLAGAMPVFADIDYWSCTLAPEKAAAGITDKTRAIVASNVNGHPAMWGPLRELASKHGLMLIEDSSEAIGSRYQGNLVGTFGDCSIFDLTQPGALTAGEGGMVVTDDEDLAIKLRAVRGRRPEERQSVVLGERPPYRAEMSELNAALGLTQLRRLDDILDRRKGIEDYYDSHMQSFEGIKPAYMAPEVDEIHWMVYLVHLGTRFTRSSRDSILQDLATEQIEAVAFSFPLHRQTHYSAMGYRKGDFFVTEKLADRAVALPFHGHLSEDQIGFIVKTAKDSSINVGAGAAIYL
- a CDS encoding 2Fe-2S iron-sulfur cluster-binding protein codes for the protein MSGFLRTGLRRGGLIAVTVLPLGRTVELASGKRLLDALLLASGVTETEDCSGPARCRICHVLVVRGARGLSKVRKDERDWLDQIAGAEPESRLSCKAVLGNHEVTIQLINH
- a CDS encoding SIR2 family NAD-dependent protein deacylase codes for the protein MTAAISTAILEGLAKGQVIPYLGPAVLELDGPSAVPSAPETLVELLTAKVTVPHKIRKNLTAAGQYIENFKHRKTLVNLTNEAFSAPPAPTGLHHYLAGLPLPLIVDAWYDAGMATALANRSDFGQVQGVSQSEHFGEWVHYFNADGSPAEAEAAAGWKTLLYKPLGSVAPASNYILSDSDYVEVLTEIDIQTPIPERVKEIRAGRNFLFLGCRFRTQLERTYARQVMKRSSDKHWAVLPDELTRNELRFLSEQNIERIDLPLKEFVEGLCAQETSAPIAAVA